One window from the genome of Methyloradius palustris encodes:
- a CDS encoding dihydrofolate reductase has protein sequence MTQLSLIVAIAQNRVIGANNALPWHLPEDLKRFRALTTGHHIIMGRKTYDSLNRLLPNRTTVIVTRNPHYKVPGALIAHSLADAIKQAVNDDEVFLIGGAELYRDGLNLADKLYLTEIEASFEGDAFFPEINLMEWAEIGREKHISEKGLTFSYITYQRKR, from the coding sequence ATGACTCAACTTTCTCTTATCGTTGCCATTGCTCAAAACAGAGTGATAGGTGCAAATAATGCTTTACCTTGGCATTTGCCAGAAGACCTGAAGCGCTTTCGTGCGTTGACAACTGGCCATCATATTATCATGGGTCGAAAAACCTATGACTCACTGAATAGGCTCTTGCCAAATCGAACCACTGTCATTGTGACCCGCAATCCGCACTATAAAGTTCCCGGGGCATTGATTGCACATTCATTGGCAGATGCTATTAAGCAGGCTGTTAATGACGATGAAGTGTTTTTAATTGGCGGTGCAGAACTCTATCGCGATGGCCTGAATTTAGCTGATAAGCTATATCTCACAGAGATTGAGGCCAGTTTCGAAGGTGATGCATTTTTCCCTGAAATTAATCTTATGGAATGGGCTGAGATTGGTCGTGAAAAGCACATTAGTGAGAAAGGCTTGACGTTTAGTTACATCACATATCAGCGTAAACGCTAA
- a CDS encoding HAMP domain-containing sensor histidine kinase codes for MRIAYPKSFLKLLLIGFALIILPLLFAFGNAALYLDNLADKSRATVTNSVLATRASRSMVEQLTMMERSARQYFVLHDGQLLENFSRSHDQFKRTLAQLSNLPIGQTQQDALHDLITKESALYDEVITTSVDTINTKQVIAEFIDLSTLAQHIVVENNQLIDQQAMALAKTTELTQKKLVSQALTLLPVALLVAIAITFLVAQPIRQMDAAIRRLGEGDYHEPISIDGPGDLHNLGERLDWLRSQLEEVDQQKQRFLRHVSHELKTPLTAIREGSELLKDEIGGSLTPQQKEIAGIMQESSLRLQKMIENLLNYTAVQYQKPQLKFETLQLVDLIKQILAEYALTLTSKSIVIRLDFSDTQMMGDHEKLHTVFDNLISNAIKYTPASGHIKISVKPRDDFAVFEIHDGGPGVIAADKARLFDPFYRGNGVYESLVSGSGLGLSIAKEYVDAHGGEITLLASEHGAHFRVRLPLRPESLKIGNVEAIST; via the coding sequence TTGCGCATCGCCTACCCAAAATCTTTTTTAAAATTACTGCTAATCGGTTTTGCGCTAATCATATTGCCGCTGCTTTTTGCATTCGGCAATGCTGCGCTTTACCTGGATAACCTCGCAGATAAGAGCCGTGCAACGGTCACTAACTCGGTGCTTGCTACGCGAGCAAGCCGCAGCATGGTAGAGCAATTGACCATGATGGAACGAAGTGCCCGCCAGTATTTTGTATTGCATGATGGGCAGCTACTAGAGAATTTCAGCCGCTCACATGATCAGTTCAAACGTACACTGGCGCAGTTAAGCAATCTTCCCATAGGCCAAACACAGCAAGATGCATTACATGATTTGATCACCAAAGAATCTGCGTTATACGATGAAGTCATCACCACCTCGGTTGATACCATTAACACCAAACAAGTGATTGCAGAGTTTATTGATCTATCAACACTAGCTCAGCATATCGTTGTAGAAAACAACCAACTGATAGACCAGCAGGCCATGGCGTTAGCCAAAACAACCGAGCTCACACAGAAAAAGCTTGTATCACAGGCACTCACTTTGCTGCCAGTTGCTCTCTTAGTTGCGATTGCGATTACTTTCCTGGTAGCACAACCAATACGCCAGATGGATGCAGCCATCCGCAGGCTGGGTGAAGGTGATTACCATGAACCTATCAGCATTGATGGGCCAGGAGACTTACATAATCTGGGTGAACGCCTTGACTGGTTACGCTCACAGCTAGAAGAAGTCGATCAGCAAAAGCAGCGATTCCTAAGGCACGTATCGCATGAGCTAAAAACTCCGCTTACCGCCATCCGTGAGGGTAGCGAACTATTAAAAGATGAAATTGGCGGAAGCCTCACACCACAACAAAAAGAGATTGCTGGGATCATGCAGGAAAGCAGTTTGCGCCTGCAAAAAATGATTGAAAACCTACTAAATTACACCGCGGTGCAATACCAGAAACCACAACTCAAGTTTGAAACCCTGCAATTAGTCGATCTCATCAAACAGATTCTCGCAGAGTATGCTTTAACGCTTACCAGCAAAAGTATTGTCATCCGCCTTGATTTTTCTGATACCCAAATGATGGGCGATCATGAGAAACTGCATACCGTTTTTGATAACCTGATTTCTAATGCCATCAAATATACGCCCGCATCTGGGCATATTAAAATCAGCGTCAAGCCACGTGATGATTTTGCGGTATTTGAAATCCACGATGGTGGGCCAGGTGTGATTGCCGCAGATAAAGCACGCTTGTTTGACCCCTTTTATCGCGGCAACGGCGTCTATGAGAGCTTGGTCAGCGGCAGCGGCCTGGGGCTCTCTATCGCCAAAGAATATGTAGATGCGCATGGTGGAGAAATCACCTTGCTGGCATCGGAACACGGCGCGCATTTTCGCGTGCGCCTGCCGTTAAGACCTGAATCTTTGAAAATTGGCAACGTTGAGGCAATATCCACATGA
- a CDS encoding sigma 54-interacting transcriptional regulator, with amino-acid sequence MRSDAMQESYKILTVDDDPDILKLLGMRLKAAGYQVVTASNGEEALAQISLSRPALVISDLRMPGMDGLALFDVIHKKDPALPVIMLTAHGSIPEAVDATQRGVFGFLTKPFDSKSLLQQVEAALRMATGAHTTTIDTKDQAWRAGIVTRSPQMENLLGQAKLMAVSDASVFIQGESGTGKELLARAIHQASPRNEKPFVAINCGAMPEALLESELFGHTKGAFTGAIRDNKGLFQSANGGTLFLDEIGDMPLPLQIKLLRALQERVIRPVGSSTDTPIDVRIISATHKSLTEEMKEGRFREDLYYRINVVALAIPPLADRREDIPLLANTFLQLLNAKYKKSINGYAPEAMELLIAAPWPGNVRQLQNIVEQTVVLSTTAIVPAMLVQKALHDNIGGIISFEAARKDFERDYLIKLLKATNGGVTQAARLAQRNRTEFYKLLERHQLTPALFKSDSSQE; translated from the coding sequence ATGAGGTCAGATGCCATGCAAGAAAGCTATAAAATCCTCACTGTTGACGACGACCCAGATATATTAAAGCTACTAGGTATGCGCCTGAAAGCGGCTGGCTATCAGGTTGTGACAGCCAGCAATGGTGAAGAAGCCCTTGCGCAAATCTCACTCAGCCGCCCTGCCCTTGTTATCAGTGATCTACGTATGCCTGGCATGGATGGGCTCGCTTTGTTCGATGTCATCCATAAAAAAGACCCAGCACTACCCGTGATAATGTTAACGGCGCATGGATCAATACCCGAAGCGGTAGATGCCACACAACGCGGAGTATTCGGCTTTTTGACCAAACCGTTTGACAGCAAATCATTGCTACAACAGGTCGAAGCTGCCCTAAGAATGGCCACTGGGGCGCATACAACCACCATAGACACCAAAGACCAAGCCTGGCGTGCAGGTATCGTTACGCGCAGCCCGCAAATGGAAAACTTGCTAGGTCAAGCCAAGCTGATGGCAGTTTCAGATGCCAGCGTGTTTATTCAAGGTGAAAGTGGCACAGGTAAAGAGCTGCTCGCTCGTGCGATTCACCAAGCTAGCCCACGCAATGAAAAACCATTTGTTGCTATCAACTGTGGCGCCATGCCCGAGGCCTTGCTGGAGTCAGAACTATTTGGGCATACCAAAGGCGCATTTACTGGCGCAATACGCGATAACAAAGGTTTGTTCCAGAGCGCTAACGGTGGCACGCTGTTTCTGGATGAAATCGGTGATATGCCACTGCCGCTGCAAATCAAGCTGCTGAGGGCGCTACAAGAACGTGTCATTCGTCCGGTAGGTTCAAGCACAGATACGCCGATTGATGTACGCATCATCTCGGCCACGCATAAAAGCCTGACTGAAGAAATGAAAGAAGGTCGTTTTCGCGAAGACCTGTATTACCGTATCAATGTGGTCGCGCTCGCCATTCCACCATTGGCAGATAGGCGTGAGGATATACCGCTACTGGCGAATACTTTTCTGCAATTACTCAATGCAAAATATAAAAAGAGTATCAATGGCTATGCACCAGAGGCCATGGAACTGCTGATTGCCGCACCTTGGCCTGGCAATGTACGTCAGCTACAAAACATCGTTGAGCAGACCGTCGTACTATCCACCACCGCTATTGTGCCTGCCATGCTGGTACAGAAAGCACTGCACGACAATATCGGCGGCATCATCTCGTTTGAAGCTGCCCGTAAAGATTTTGAACGTGACTATTTAATCAAGCTACTAAAAGCCACTAATGGTGGTGTGACCCAGGCTGCAAGGCTTGCCCAGCGCAATCGCACAGAGTTCTACAAACTGCTCGAACGGCATCAACTGACTCCCGCTTTATTCAAATCCGATAGCTCCCAAGAGTAG
- a CDS encoding BON domain-containing protein, translated as MFKQIDKKLQLATCVAAVMVVLSFQETAIGAGSTNTNNDAPVNSAFEKLDANHDGKLNIEEVAPDKDLTENFVKVDANQDGAIQIDEFNSYKSANEQKQIVAFLDDSALTAKIKAELVKDNGIKGLNISVETHKGEVILSGFVENNTQIRRAIDIATSIQGVQSVKNGLLIKG; from the coding sequence ATGTTTAAGCAAATTGATAAAAAATTACAGTTGGCCACTTGTGTTGCAGCAGTGATGGTTGTTTTGAGCTTTCAGGAAACAGCCATAGGTGCTGGCTCAACCAATACCAATAACGATGCTCCAGTAAACAGTGCATTTGAAAAGCTGGATGCCAATCATGATGGGAAACTTAACATTGAAGAAGTAGCGCCAGACAAAGACCTCACTGAGAATTTTGTTAAGGTTGACGCTAATCAGGATGGCGCTATTCAAATTGACGAATTCAACAGCTATAAAAGCGCTAACGAGCAAAAACAAATTGTAGCGTTTCTTGACGACAGCGCTTTAACAGCAAAAATCAAAGCTGAGCTAGTGAAAGACAATGGCATCAAAGGCCTGAACATCAGCGTTGAAACACACAAAGGCGAAGTGATATTAAGCGGCTTTGTTGAAAACAATACCCAAATACGCCGAGCTATTGATATTGCTACCAGCATACAAGGTGTGCAATCAGTGAAAAATGGATTACTGATTAAAGGTTAA
- a CDS encoding SDR family oxidoreductase: protein MIVVTGASGQLGKLVIQFLLEKIPASGIIAAVRNPEKSKDLAELGVQVRQADYNDPASLTTAFKGAEKILLISSNEIGQRAAQHSAVIAAAKQAEVKVIAYTSVLKADTSPLALAGEHLETEQALKASGLPFVILRNGWYTENYTASIPAALAHNAFIGSAGDGKIASAARKDYAAAAATVLLNPVISGTIYELAGDETYTLAEFVNEVAKQSGKAVSYVNLSQDEFAAALEGAGLPKPFAALLADSDVGVSKGALFDDSHQLSKLIGHSTQSYSDSIKIALQG, encoded by the coding sequence ATGATTGTTGTCACAGGCGCTTCAGGTCAATTAGGTAAACTTGTCATTCAGTTTTTATTAGAAAAAATCCCTGCATCTGGAATCATCGCAGCGGTACGCAACCCAGAAAAATCTAAAGATTTAGCAGAACTTGGCGTACAAGTCAGGCAGGCTGATTACAATGACCCTGCGTCGTTAACGACGGCTTTCAAAGGTGCTGAAAAGATATTGTTAATTTCATCTAATGAAATTGGCCAAAGAGCTGCACAGCATAGTGCGGTGATTGCGGCAGCAAAACAAGCTGAGGTTAAGGTGATTGCATATACCAGTGTGCTTAAGGCAGATACGTCTCCATTGGCTTTAGCGGGTGAACATTTGGAAACGGAACAAGCATTGAAAGCTTCTGGTCTGCCATTTGTCATATTACGTAATGGTTGGTACACAGAAAACTATACGGCGAGTATTCCTGCTGCATTGGCACATAACGCGTTCATAGGGAGTGCGGGAGATGGCAAGATTGCTTCAGCTGCGCGTAAAGATTATGCCGCCGCGGCAGCAACAGTATTATTAAACCCTGTTATATCAGGCACAATTTATGAGCTTGCAGGTGACGAGACCTATACCTTGGCAGAGTTTGTAAATGAAGTTGCAAAGCAATCAGGCAAGGCTGTGAGCTATGTCAACCTATCTCAAGATGAGTTTGCAGCAGCGTTAGAAGGTGCGGGGTTACCAAAACCATTTGCAGCGTTACTTGCAGACTCCGATGTAGGGGTATCTAAAGGAGCGCTGTTTGATGACAGCCATCAACTGAGCAAGTTGATCGGACACTCTACGCAGTCATACAGCGATTCAATTAAAATAGCTTTGCAAGGTTAG
- a CDS encoding winged helix-turn-helix transcriptional regulator — MKINDNIEKSTTLLSLPLRLQRGELLAAECPSRSVLKHVTSQWGVLVLMVLLEGTSRFSQIRKKVNGVSEKMLAQTLQSLESDGFLNRKSFPVVPPHVEYSLTPLGEEVAAHIVTLADWIESNLPRILDARNSAE, encoded by the coding sequence ATGAAAATAAATGACAACATTGAAAAATCTACTACGTTATTGTCATTACCCTTGCGATTACAACGTGGTGAATTATTAGCCGCAGAATGTCCATCTAGAAGTGTGCTCAAGCACGTAACAAGTCAGTGGGGTGTACTTGTACTCATGGTGTTGCTTGAAGGCACATCACGCTTTAGTCAGATTCGCAAAAAAGTGAACGGGGTCAGTGAGAAAATGTTAGCCCAAACTTTACAAAGCTTAGAATCGGATGGTTTTTTAAATCGAAAATCTTTTCCAGTGGTGCCGCCACATGTTGAGTATAGTTTGACACCGTTGGGTGAAGAGGTGGCTGCTCACATTGTTACACTGGCAGATTGGATTGAAAGCAATTTACCTAGAATTCTGGACGCCAGAAACAGTGCGGAATAA
- a CDS encoding GGDEF domain-containing protein, producing MYDTHRHLLIIKKIDGIDKRYLFALLLALQILISVFDYITGPLTPFTVFYLIPIITSAFFLSRYFTVSLVLIATTGWILDFMQLKIADTSVLTFHVVSKIILFSSFAYLTSKLRSLMNELENQATVDLLSGALTRRHFHEVCQTELARSLRYQYPISIAYIDLDNFKSVNDKLGHGMGDKILVITAAAIKANLREGDLFGRLGGDEFALLLINTNRDEMEIIMNRMRESLMKAISLSQTEVTYSIGAVTYLSGMPITIHALLEIADEAMYAIKNSTKNSIKFVSI from the coding sequence ATGTATGACACGCACCGTCACTTGTTAATAATCAAAAAAATCGACGGCATCGACAAACGATATTTGTTTGCCTTATTACTTGCTCTACAAATCCTAATTTCGGTATTTGACTACATTACTGGCCCGCTTACTCCATTTACGGTCTTTTACCTCATCCCAATCATTACATCTGCTTTTTTCTTAAGCCGATATTTCACAGTCAGCCTCGTACTCATTGCAACCACTGGTTGGATACTGGACTTTATGCAATTAAAGATTGCAGATACTTCTGTACTTACATTCCATGTCGTATCAAAAATCATTTTATTTTCTTCATTCGCGTATTTGACGTCAAAATTACGTTCGCTTATGAATGAGTTAGAGAATCAGGCCACTGTAGATTTATTGTCTGGCGCGCTCACACGCAGGCATTTTCATGAGGTCTGTCAGACTGAGCTCGCTCGCTCTTTGCGCTATCAGTATCCAATCTCTATCGCCTACATCGATTTGGATAATTTCAAGTCCGTAAACGATAAACTTGGACATGGTATGGGGGACAAGATATTGGTTATCACGGCTGCTGCTATTAAAGCCAACCTTCGCGAAGGGGATCTGTTTGGTCGATTAGGGGGTGATGAATTTGCTTTACTTCTGATCAATACGAATCGAGATGAGATGGAAATCATCATGAACCGAATGCGAGAAAGTTTAATGAAAGCTATCTCTCTCTCTCAAACAGAGGTGACATATAGCATCGGAGCGGTAACCTATCTTTCAGGGATGCCGATCACTATTCATGCTCTTTTAGAAATTGCAGATGAAGCAATGTATGCAATCAAGAACAGCACAAAAAACTCAATAAAATTTGTTTCTATTTAA
- a CDS encoding AraC family transcriptional regulator: protein MVKANSYVVRFNKVLDYIDQHLNEALTVELLSQVANFSTYHFHRQFSEYVGVSVSKYIQLMRLKRASYRLAFNKSVRITDIGLDAGFENPESFSRAFKHTFGQTPSGFRRKPAWEPWSQRYELPKKERNHKMEVQIVEFEATKIAALEHRGTPSLVNNSVGIFIDWRKATGLSPVKSSKTYGIVYDNPDTTNPEDFRFDICGSVLSIVPDNPQRVINKTIPTGRCAVVRHHGTHDTIGTCAYYLYRDWLPDSGEELRDFPMYFHYVNLLPETPEHELITDVYLPLKQTKLNG from the coding sequence ATGGTGAAAGCAAATAGTTATGTCGTCAGGTTCAATAAGGTATTGGATTATATCGACCAACACCTCAATGAAGCACTGACCGTGGAATTATTGAGTCAAGTGGCAAACTTCTCGACATACCATTTTCATCGTCAATTCTCTGAGTATGTTGGAGTCAGCGTTTCTAAATATATACAGTTGATGCGGCTCAAGCGTGCATCTTACCGACTTGCATTCAACAAATCGGTAAGGATCACAGACATTGGATTAGATGCAGGCTTTGAAAACCCAGAATCATTTTCTCGCGCATTCAAGCATACGTTCGGGCAAACCCCTTCTGGATTTCGTCGAAAGCCGGCATGGGAACCATGGAGTCAGCGATACGAATTGCCAAAAAAAGAAAGGAATCACAAGATGGAAGTGCAAATTGTCGAATTTGAGGCGACCAAGATAGCAGCACTAGAGCATAGAGGTACGCCGTCATTAGTTAATAACTCTGTTGGAATCTTTATCGATTGGCGCAAAGCAACCGGATTATCGCCTGTTAAATCAAGCAAGACTTACGGTATTGTTTACGACAATCCCGATACAACAAATCCTGAAGATTTTCGCTTTGATATTTGCGGATCAGTCTTGAGTATTGTTCCAGACAACCCACAGCGAGTGATCAATAAGACAATTCCAACTGGCCGATGTGCGGTGGTGAGGCATCATGGTACGCACGATACGATAGGTACCTGCGCATACTATTTGTACAGAGACTGGTTACCCGATAGTGGAGAAGAGTTACGTGATTTTCCGATGTATTTTCATTATGTAAATCTACTGCCGGAAACTCCAGAGCATGAGTTGATTACGGATGTTTACTTACCGCTTAAACAAACCAAGTTAAACGGATAA
- a CDS encoding ankyrin repeat domain-containing protein — translation MASVLVLRIPFWRTFVIYIPDRYQFLHDLISKYRRKVRAEIFSKIESGNDLEALRLATPRGLARWRGEWGESPLVAAINNGRSELACQLLEIAGTESNDGALVAAAMRGDLIVVNALLAVGKNPDDLNIRSDLNKNHTPLMWATNRHHLEIMEALLAAGANVDAVGENTSTAVMYTRAGKPLDLKALEILCRYKPNIYFKDWRGRNIIREALDLERNSSMPEMRLLLERYYSKTIFDAVNS, via the coding sequence ATGGCATCTGTTCTTGTACTACGAATCCCTTTCTGGCGAACATTCGTCATCTATATTCCCGATCGATATCAATTTCTGCATGATCTAATCAGCAAATATCGGCGAAAAGTACGTGCTGAGATTTTCTCAAAAATCGAGTCGGGGAATGATCTAGAAGCTTTGCGGCTTGCTACTCCTAGAGGTCTGGCTCGATGGCGAGGCGAGTGGGGAGAATCCCCATTAGTTGCTGCTATAAATAATGGACGAAGTGAATTGGCATGCCAGCTACTCGAAATCGCTGGAACAGAATCAAATGATGGTGCATTAGTTGCTGCTGCGATGCGCGGTGATCTAATCGTTGTTAATGCCCTGCTTGCCGTTGGTAAGAATCCAGACGATCTTAATATACGTAGTGACCTTAACAAGAACCATACGCCCCTAATGTGGGCAACTAATCGGCATCACCTAGAGATTATGGAAGCATTATTAGCGGCTGGAGCAAACGTGGACGCAGTTGGTGAAAATACCTCAACGGCTGTAATGTATACTCGCGCAGGAAAACCTCTAGATTTGAAAGCGTTAGAAATTCTTTGTCGTTATAAACCAAATATTTATTTCAAAGATTGGCGTGGCCGAAATATTATCCGGGAAGCATTAGACCTCGAACGTAACAGCAGCATGCCGGAAATGCGATTATTACTTGAGCGCTATTATTCAAAAACTATTTTTGATGCAGTTAATAGCTGA